The Daucus carota subsp. sativus chromosome 2, DH1 v3.0, whole genome shotgun sequence genome includes a window with the following:
- the LOC108207451 gene encoding transcription factor MYB118-like encodes MEKQGDGGENLPDGANSPKNHYQPSFSPNHTSEDHQIWETPFFEFPFEHQPPIGHTDFELEDLSSWLNDMGPGDNYENTNNVLIAGSENQNMTNIPTFDDGEQNEENNESAQGKVMNEAPSRKRRYWTTEEDRMLLSLVSKHGAGKWSQISQEMDGRDSVQCRYRWSHHLCPNVKKKGSWSDEEERVFVEAHKIHGNKWTEIAKRLPGRSANSVKNHWNVAKKKVERKEKGKATMLEDYFKSTILKGTDP; translated from the exons ATGGAAAAACAAGGTGATGGAGGTGAAAATCTTCCTGATGGAGCCAATTCTCCAAAAAATCATTATCAACCTTCTTTCTCCCCTAACCATACATCAGAAGATCATCAGATCTGGGAAACACCCTTTTTTGAGTTTCCCTTTGAGCATCAACCTCCAATTGGTCACACTGACTTTGAATTGGAAGATTTATCTAGTTGGCTCAATGATATGGGTCCTGGTGACAATTATGAGAATACAAATAATGTTTTGATTGCTGGAAGTGAAAATCAGAACATGACAAATATTCCAACCTTTGATGATGGTGAACAAAATGAAGAAAACAATGAGTCTGCACAAGGGAAAGTGATGAATGAGGCTCCAAGTCGTAAAAGACGATACTGGACTACTGAAGAGGACAG GATGTTGCTGAGCTTAGTGAGTAAACATGGAGCAGGGAAATGGTCTCAGATTTCCCAGGAGATGGATGGTCGTGATAGCGTCCAGTGCCGTTATAGATGGAGTCACCATTTATGCCCTAATGTCAAG AAGAAGGGTTCATGGTCGGATGAAGAAGAGAGGGTGTTTGTCGAAGCTCATAAGATACATGGGAACAAATGGACAGAAATTGCAAAAAGACTTCCAGGACGGAGTGCAAACTCCGTTAAAAATCACTGGAATGTTGCGAAGAAAAAGGTCGAGAGGAAGGAAAAGGGTAAAGCCACCATGCTGGAAGACTACTTCAAGAGCACAATACTGAAAGGAACTGATCCTTAA